A genomic region of Metopolophium dirhodum isolate CAU chromosome 1, ASM1992520v1, whole genome shotgun sequence contains the following coding sequences:
- the LOC132946567 gene encoding uncharacterized protein LOC132946567, with protein MHGNLRKHMKKDHDDNITFEDDELCTNVENNETNTTFRDDEYCAKVMDTFENNETNDIMFEDDELCTNVENNETNTTFRDDEYCAKVMDKFENNETNDIIMFEDDEYCTKVLDNFEKSKHKNMIEVAPDIFVENIPAGPSNQSKRIHIDTPLGAKKAKLAYNVETLILESDLLKINNKKTKFIKKYNAYMIDYNITLKPMSGDLDIVSLNTLLEEGLQNMIENIKKITNFTDGDIVNMHANNPKFFTPISTGNMTCNVSGEKILNKISDILTSDQSVNINDTVFGFQVIIMPKGGKPKPTWEYLDLFSKNKRCIAQIKNQDELCCPRAIIVGLSYKTSVILGHKLNKYQIKNLRLGKYDIQTRLTKELCQQLEINDSRPFTYRDISKVEKLLKIQVKVVNADNCCEIDYTGTENRYKVYLLKKNDHFHCIFSMSAFKERVYYCELCDTGYNNKKKHACKNGPGQKCRLCNEKYHIQNFTCKKIFCHECNRYCVNNECLRKHKNVCDKEYKCNGCNFVVQRNDRTHISVCGYGQCHNCKQENIRISDHKCYMQRRTGKGGYCVESCICNEKSTEKQKNCTFSTNYVFFDYEAQQNTGTHIPNMVIAHDFEGRKYVFSTDDAGSANDKFCKWALSKVMKGTTYIAHNSKAYDTYFIIQYILKNMPTVKYEVIRNGTKIMMLEIKYGGLNIKFIDSHNFIQSKLSEFPKTFGLKEAKKGYFPHFFNTPENQRYVGPLPDKTHYGYNSMTTKHRAAFINWHDELINKNYVFDFQLELEEYCNSDVDILRRGCLELRKQFLDVCNIDPFKYITIASVCMAIYRQSDLSGGTIAVVQNVKKDNFSDDSIKWLKSKILNENKNIKHALNGGEVTICGARVDGYDETEKKVYQYHGCFWHGCPECFNPNDINPVNNNTMTDLYNDTIRRTINLKQKGYQVEEMWSCKWKKHKNYKQMLQYQNDVIEPLNPRDAFFGGRTNATNLYPTVMYYDNYPVGHPKQFFNPSIKKYSESNWYGFIKCKILPPTDLYHPVLPVKTNKLIFTLCKQCQLDKIRQCTHNDEQKALIGTWTTDEVQKALEKGYKIMKIYEVQHFEKKSNTLFKEYIKRFLKIKLETSSWKNDYRTVNDYISAVKNAVGIDMDIENIKENPGLRALAKICLNSFWGKFGQRPNQTKTEIISKPDRWYQVLLDSKLETENIVFLTDDLVEVSYKKINEYVGHEYNTNIYVAAFTTSNARLRLYTMLDNLGEKVVYYDTDSVFYIYDDVEVKTGCMLGKNK; from the exons ATGCATGGTAATCTACGAAAACATATGAAAAAAGATCACG aTGATAATATAACGTTTGAAGACGATGAATTGTGCACTAATGtcgaaaataatgaaacaa ATACAACGTTTCGAGACGACGAATATTGCGCTAAAGTGATGGATACGTtcgaaaataatgaaacaa aTGATATAATGTTTGAAGACGACGAATTGTGCACTAATGtcgaaaataatgaaacaa aTACAACGTTTCGAGACGACGAATATTGCGCTAAAGTGATGGATAAGTtcgaaaataatgaaacaa atgatattataatgtttgaagaCGACGAATATTGCACTAAAGTGTTGGATAATTTCGAAAAAA gtaAGCATAAGAATATGATTGAAGTAGCCCCCGATATTTTCGTTGAGAATATACCAGCTGGACCTTctaatcaaa gtaaacgTATACACATAGACACACCGCTCGGAGCAAAAAAAGCAAAACTAGCATACAACGTTGAAACGCTCATCTTAGAGTCTGACTTGTTGAAAATTAACAATaagaaaactaaatttataaaaaagtataatgcttatatgattgattataatatcacattaaaaCCTATGTCGGGGGATTTAGATATAGTTAGTTTAAATACGTTATTGGAGGAAGGATTACAAAAtatgattgaaaatattaaaaaaattacaaatttcactGATGGTGACATCGTTAATATGCACGCCAACAATCCGAAGTTTTTTACACCAATATCCACTGGCAATATGACGTGTAATGTGTCAggagaaaaaattttaaataaaatcagtgATATATTAACGTCGGATCAATCAGTGAACATCAACGATACGGTGTTCGGTTTTCAAGTTATCATAATGCCTAAAGGTGGAAAACCTAAACCAACCTGGGAGTACTTGGACCTATTTAGCAAAAACAAAAGATGTATagcacaaattaaaaatcaggATGAACTATGTTGCCCCCGTGCTATTATAGTGGGACTATCTTACAAGACCTCGGTTATATTAGGacacaaattaaacaaataccAAATCAAAAACCTGCGACTTGGTAAATACGATATTCAAACACGTTTGACAAAAGAACTATGCCAGCAATTAGAAATAAATGACAGCAGGCCGTTTACGTATCGTGACATATCAAAGGTTGAAAAACTACTCAAAATTCAAGTTAAAGTCGTAAACGCAGATAATTGTTGTGAAATCGACTACACAGGAACTGAAAATAGATATAAAGTTtaccttttgaaaaaaaatgatcattttcattgtattttttctatgtCAGCGTTCAAAGAACGTGTATACTACTGCGAGTTATGCGATACGgggtataacaataaaaagaaGCACGCCTGTAAAAATGGACCTGGGCAAAAGTGTAGGCTGTGTAACGAAAAATATCACATACAAAACTttacatgtaaaaaaattttttgtcacGAGTGTAACCGTTATTGTGTTAATAATGAGTGTTTAAGAAAACATAAAAACGTTTGTGATAAAGAATATAAATGTAACGGTTGTAATTTTGTCGTACAGAGGAATGACCGCACGCACATCAGTGTTTGCGGTTATGGACAATGTCATAATTGCAAGCAAGAAAACATTCGAATTAGTGACCATAAATGTTATATGCAACGGAGAACCGGTAAAGGAGGATATTGTGTAGAATCATGTATCTGTAACGAAAAATCAACAGAAAAACAGAAAAACTGTACGTTTTCgacaaattatgtattttttgacTATGAAGCTCAGCAAAATACCGGTACGCACATACCAAATATGGTTATTGCTCACGATTTTGAAGGccgaaaatatgtattttctaCAGACGACGCTGGTTCGGCCaatgataaattttgtaaatgggCGCTGAGCAAAGTAATGAAAGGAACAACTTACATAGCACATAATTCGAAAGCGTACGACACCTATTTCATTATacagtacattttaaaaaatatgccgACCGTCAAGTACGAAGTAATTCGTAACGGGACCAAAATTATGATGCTCGAAATAAAATATGGGGGCTTAAACATTAAATTCATAGATAGTCATAATTTTATACAGTCAAAATTATCTGAATTTCCGAAAACGTTTGGACTTAAAGAAGCAAAAAAAGGGtactttccacatttttttaatacgccGGAAAATCAAAGATATGTAGGACCTTTGCCGGACAAAACGCATTACGGTTATAATTCTATGACGACAAAACACCGTGCAGCATTTATAAATTGGCACGACGAATTGATAAATAAGAATTATGTATTCGATTTCCAATTGGAGTTGGAAGAATATTGCAATTCGGATGTCGACATATTACGAAGAGGGTGTTTGGAGCTGAGAAAACAATTTTTGGACGTGTGTAATATTGatccttttaaatatataacgatCGCTAGTGTTTGTATGGCCATTTATCGACAGAGCGACTTGTCCGGTGGTACTATAGCAGTcgttcaaaatgttaaaaaagacAATTTTTCAGACGATTCGATAAAGTGGCTGAAAAGCAAAATAttgaacgaaaataaaaatataaaacacgcgTTAAACGGTGGAGAAGTTACTATATGCGGTGCTAGAGTAGACGGTTACGACGAGACAGAGAAAAAAGTATACCAATATCATGGCTGTTTCTGGCACGGTTGTCCGGAGTGTTTTAATCCTAACGATATTAACCCcgttaataataacactatgaCTGATTTATACAATGATACGATAAGACGGAcaattaatttgaaacaaaaagGGTACCAAGTTGAAGAGATGTGGAGTTGTAAATGGAAAAAgcacaaaaattacaaacaaatgtTGCAGTATCAAAATGATGTAATTGAACCACTAAACCCCAGAGACGCATTTTTCGGAGGAAGGACCAATGCCACAAA tttatacccAACAGTAATGTACTATGACAATTACCCCGTAGGTCAtcctaaacaattttttaatccatcaataaaaaaatactcgGAATCAAATTGGTATGGTTTCATCAAATGCAAAATACTACCGCCGACCGATTTATATCATCCCGTACTTCCggttaaaactaataaattaatatttacactttGTAAACAATGCCAGCTAGATAAAATTAGACAATGTACACACAACGATGAGCAGAAAGCACTTATAGGAACTTGGACAACGGACGAAGTACAAAAAGCTTTAGAAAAAGGatataaaatcatgaaaatttatGAAGtgcaacattttgaaaaaaaatccaacACATTATTTAAGGAGTATATTAagcgatttttaaaaattaagttagaaACAAGCTCGTGGAAAAATGACTATCGGACggttaatgattatatttcaGCAGTAAAAAATGCAGTAGGAATCGATATggacattgaaaatataaaagaaaatcctGGATTAAGAGCACTTGCTAAAATATGTCTAAATTCGTTTTGGGGTAAGTTTGGACAAAGGCCTAATCAGACGAAAAccgaaataatatcaaaaccgGACAGGTGGTACCAAGTATTGCTGGACagtaaattggaaactgaaaacatagtttttttgacTGACGATTTAGTGGAAGTgtcgtataaaaaaattaacgaatacGTCGGGCacgaatataatactaatatatacgtAGCTGCATTCACAACATCGAATGCTAGATTAAGATTATATACCATGTTAGATAATCTCGGCGAGAAAGTCGTATATTACGATACAGATagtgtgttttatatttacgaTGATGTCGAAGTGAAGACGGGGTGTATGCTAG gaaaaaataaataa
- the LOC132937810 gene encoding uncharacterized protein LOC132937810 — protein sequence MTTQSQQTLKTPSGVHPIGIQPTRVSNDGDLQLTTGDHRPHHQTVADVVQLTMDQVVVNLLNARLLAGRASGIPTLDMLMTTWGLCGQRPQQTDRGTQTDSGPTPSVKAQTRVTQQDDGRALVRWAVSATPITVLNHPLLQIALDRGIVVTPPKPQSKPARTRGVRTKASLKKEPQVRTDPPVADLITWDEDQEDVLRITQDELPGVDMLTGGCVDFPEDNGDGLYVQ from the coding sequence ATGACTACACAAAGCCAACAAACGCTAAAGACACCCAGTGGAGTGCACCCAATTGGAATCCAACCCACTAGGGTGAGTAACGATGGCGATTTGCAGCTGACCACAGGGGACCACCGGCCGCACCACCAGACAGTCGCCGACGTGGTTCAATTGACAATGGATCAAGTGGTGGTGAACCTCCTTAATGCACGCCTGCTCGCTGGTCGGGCATCGGGTATCCCCACGTTGGATATGCTGATGACCACTTGGGGACTATGTGGCCAACGACCTCAGCAGACAGATAGAGGCACACAGACCGACTCCGGACCCACGCCAAGTGTGAAGGCTCAGACCAGGGTGACGCAACAAGACGACGGAAGGGCACTAGTACGGTGGGCGGTGTCAGCAACCCCGATCACGGTCCTGAACCACCCACTGCTACAGATTGCACTGGACCGAGGTATAGTGGTAACACCTCCTAAACCACAATCGAAACCAGCACGGACTCGAGGGGTGAGGACCAAGGCCAGCCTCAAGAAGGAGCCACAGGTACGCACGGATCCACCAGTAGCGGATCTGATCACGTGGGACGAGGATCAGGAGGACGTGCTACGGATCACCCAGGACGAACTACCCGGCGTCGATATGTTGACGGGCGGCTGCGTGGACTTTCCGGAAGACAACGGAGACGGCCTGTACGTACAATGA
- the LOC132946555 gene encoding uncharacterized protein LOC132946555 has protein sequence MSLVRRNNKNKGGGLINTLINKLPLEIHVPGYQYCGPGTNLKKRLAHGDKGINPLDSACRDHDIAYDRSNSITDRNEADYILEQRAWDRFKAKDSSLKEKAVAWGVTTAMKAKRKIGAGCGFKAGVKAVKNAIKKNIVPKKGGVLPLIPIFAGLSALGALTGGVSNVVKLANEFKRNTPTHLGGGLYLAPYKGNSYKIGSGLYLAPYKRGGGKKAKKN, from the exons ATGTCACTCGTACGAAGAAACAACAAGAATAAGGGAGGAGGCCTCATCAACAcgcttataaacaaattaccaCTCGAGATTCACGTGCCCG gttatcaatattgtggACCGggaacaaatttgaaaaaacgtTTAGCTCACGGAGATAAAGGAATCAACCCCTTGGACTCGGCGTGTAGAGATCACGATATTGCGTACGATCGTAGTAACTCTATCACAGATCGTAACGAGGCCGACTATATATTAGAGCAGCGAGCCTGGGATAGGTTCAAGGCAAAAGATTCTAGTCTAAAAGAAAAAGCAGTGGCTTGGGGCGTGACAACAGCCATGAAAGCAAAACGTAAAATCGGAGCTGGATGTGGGTTTAAAGCGGGCGTCAAAGCAGTTAAAAAcgctataaagaaaaatatag TTCCGAAAAAAGGCGGCGTGTTGCCACTTATTCCGATTTTTGCTGGTTTATCGGCCTTGGGAGCTCTAACTGGCGGCGTTTCCAACGTAGTTAAGCTGGCCaatgaatttaaaagaaacacaCCGACGCATTTGGGCGGTGGGTTATATCTCGCTCCGTATAAGGGCAACTCGTACAAAATCGGTTCGGGTCTATATCTCGCCCCATATAAAAGAGGTGGAGGCAAAAAagcgaaaaaaaactaa